The Oryctolagus cuniculus chromosome 5, mOryCun1.1, whole genome shotgun sequence genome includes a region encoding these proteins:
- the LOC138849822 gene encoding TATA box-binding protein-associated factor RNA polymerase I subunit D-like — protein MDKSEMDPLDHMTSDATMEIDNESDDSSSGSSVFKTQCVPSSPNWRPKNTIRKPIHSSKIVETTDSSSDSSVEPRPLTLKALIAKFKKKKRKRRKQKYKATGKPVGRPKGRKNTKISHVDKNQFKDKGPRFSFLESENGTQPSPWRKILTFEQAVARGFFNYIEKLKYEYHLKESLKQMDVGDDLEKEDLDSRRYKYLDDDGSISPIEESVAEDEEAAHPEKEECDIKLVDSSCFIINSEFPKLMNVNSEQNVKEAISSKKRASKVKNTAQKMEPPEKETATGN, from the exons ATGGACAAGTCAGAAATGGACCCTCTTGACCACATGACATCTGATGCAACTATGGAAATTGATAATGAAAGTGATGACAGTTCATCTGGTAGCAGTGTGTTTAAAACTCAATGTGTTCCTTCCTCACCTAATTGGAGGCCAAAAAACACCATTAGAAAAC ctattcaTTCATCTAAAATTGTCGAAACAACAGATTCTTCAAGTGATTCATCTGTAGAACCAAGACCATTGACACTAAAAGCGCTTAttgcaaaatttaagaaaaagaaacgtaaaaggagaaaacagaaatacaaggCAACAGGAAAGCCAGTAGGCAGGCCTAAAGGACGGAAAAACACTAAAATATCACATGTAGATAAAAACCAATTTAAAGACAAAGGACCTAGGTTCTCATTTTTAGAATCAGAGAATGGAACTCAACCATCACCTTGGAGGAAAATTTTAACCTTTGAGCAAGCAGTTGCAAGAGGATTTTTTAATTACATTGAAAAACTGAAGTATGAATATCACCTGAAAGAATCTCTGAAACAAATGGATGTTGGTGATGAtttagaaaaggaagatcttgACAGTCGAAGATACAAGTATTTGGATGATGATGGATCTATATCTCCTATTGAAGAATCAGTAGCAGAGGATGAGGAAGCAGCACACCCTGAAAAGGAGGAATGTGATATCAAATTGGTTGACAGTAGTTGTTTCATAATAAATTCGGAATTCCCAAAACTGATGAATGTGAATTCAGAACAGAATGTGAAAGAAGCCATTTCATCTAAAAAGAGAGCCTCAAAAGTCAAAAACACTGCACAGAAGATGGAACCTCCTGAAAAGGAGACAGCAACAGGAAACTGA